GTTGCTCTGCAATGTTCAAACTTGGTGGTCTTTTCGTCGAGACAAAGCCAGTTTTCTGCTGTTTTTTCTTGTGCCCGAATGCAGCTTTGATTTGCGCGTGCGAGTTAAGAGTCTGGCGGGTCGGCCTCACACCAATGAGAGGTACCACCGCGTCGCACAGAGCTTCCCAGCCCAACTTTCCTTCCCAGTTGTCAATCAGGTTAATTAGGATGTTGATATCCTTGCTGGTCAAATGTTTAGCCATGGCTACGCCCCAGGAGCAAGCGAAGTTCATCAAGTTCAGGTTCAACTGATGTCGATGATGCAGCGAGCTTTGTAATACCTGAGCGAGCTGTAATCTCGCGCTTCAGTGGACTGAACTCCTGATCAATGCCCAAACGGATTACCGAACCATTCGCAGTGCCTGGAGACTCCAGAATCTCGATAAGCTGCCCGACTCTGTCCAGCGTCCTACGTTGATGCTGGCTCCAGCGATCTGCACCGTAGACACCTTCTTCAGAGGCTTCTTGAGCTTTACCAAGCTGTAAGTAAATGCCATCCCGCTGTTTTTTCAAGCGTTCCAGTTTTTCATCATCACCCTTGATGCAAACTTGTTCAGTGCAGTTCAAGCAGTCTCGATGCTTCTGGCATGGCAACATGGAAAAATCATGAACACAAAATCCGTACTCTGTAACGTGAGCAATGCCCTCGCCCACGGCTTCTAAGTCAGCAAACGTGACCGGCGCATTGACCTTGATCTTCTCTAGCAAGCTACCCACTCCAGCCTGCCGAGCCAGATCAACGTACTCATCATCGGCCATGTGGTTGTATGTGGCATTCTGGTTAATATTCGCTCGACCAGACCATTTGGCGATATCAAGCTGACCCAGATTGCCACGCTGCGCGGCAGTATTAAGGTAATGACGCAATTGATGGGACGTCATCGAAATTTCAGATCCGTCCGGATTCTTGTATCCGTTTCGGCTCCAGATGCTTCGCTCCTGGCCTTTGATATAGTTTAGATCAGTCGTGAATGTACTTTTTCCGGGCTTTGAGAGAAGTACGGGGCTGGTATTCAAATCCAAACGTAGCTCATGGCGCCGAAAACAGAAGAGCGCTTCGGAATACTTGATATGTCGCTCTTTGTTTAGCCAAGGCCAATTTTTTGGCAGTTGGCTACGACAAAACCCATTCAGGAAAGCCAAGGTTAAACATCCTCGTCTTGCTCTGAGTGATTGAAATAGTGGATAACCTTTAAAATATGCTGCCAGGGAGGACGCCGCCTGTTCTTCTGAGAGGCCGAGCGCCCGACATGCTTGCTCGTCAGACAAAGGGGCATCATCTAGTACATTCGGACAATCGGCATGGCGATAGAATTTATCGGTACTCTCTTCATACCACTTAGCCAGTTTACGACCTTCTACAGATAACTCTGTCAGCCGCTGCACAGCCTTAGAGGCGATCTCCTTAAACGGCGTTGAAATCCATTTGATATCCGAGCCATAACCCTTTCCGGCATAAAACCGCAATCCCAGCCGCTCGACACCTTTACTGTCACTCTCTACATGCAGGCAGTTTGCCGGTAGGTCTTGCACCTCACTAACGCGAGAAGGTGCGCACATCAGCAATGCGAATATTGATGTGGTGAAACGATCACGAGGTTCATATAGATTATTGGCGAACATTTCAGCCATATATTCCAGCCAGTGCTCTTCTGGAATCTTTGCATCCCGTTTGACTTTCGTTGCAGCATCTGTCCGATTCAATTCCTTAGGTTTTGAGATCGAATTTTCCAGACAAACGCGTGCGGAATGATCTTACTTTCATGAAGAAATTCAACGAGCCTCACAAGGCTTCTCCCCGCCTGATATGCCGTCGCCTTGTACTCTCGCGCAACCTGGGCTGCCATCTCCAACACGTTGATATCCGTAAGGGTGATATCAGCCCTCCCTTTGACTTGCAAAAGTGCTTTCTCGATACAGCGAATCGCCTTGAACTCATTCTTGAGTTTGCTGGGGTTATGCCCCTGTTGATATCGCACATAGGATTTTGCAAAAGGAATAATCTCAGAGTCTAACAATTGACTATCAGTGAAACCGCGAGCTGGCGCACCTATGACCGTAAAATTACCAACCCCAGGCCATGTGTCGCTGTCCCAATCGAGATCGCCCCCAAACACGGTGAGGCGATCACGACACATCACAATGAAATCATTGAGGTTGGCTCTGGAATCGAGTTGATATTTCGGTGTAAACAGAAGGATATTAGCCACAGGCCACCTCGTTTTTCATAGCTCTACAACGGTTAACCACATCGCTGACGGCCAGAATTAGGCGATCGTTAATAGCGGCGATTTTTCTATCCTCGGTTTGCTCCAGTACGCTGTCGCGCTCCTGAATCAAGCAGTCCAGAACCGCATCATGGGGGCCATCCAGCCAAGGTTGAAAATGATTACAGGTGTAACAAGCCACAGGAGCCAATGCACCGCAAAAACCGTAGCTACCACAGGTACCGAGGTTCGCTGAGCCGTTGGAAATCCGGCTATTTCGGTCACCACCTCGTCTTGCGTCACGCTCGGACACAACGAGTACACCATGGAACGCCTGCGCAATGGGCGCCAACTGCAAGGCCATAGCTTTGTCAATTCGCTCGACAATTTCCGGAATATTTCGCACGTATACGCCGGTATTTTGCGTATCCGAATGATCAAGCGCTTCCGCGATGACGTATTCACCTTTGCCCTCGCGAGCAAGATTAGTACCTAGCGTATAGCGAAAACGGGTTGGATTGAGACGAACCGGCATCCCCGTGCGCTCGCTAATCACTTTTATCGTTTTCGCTACCCGATCAATAGCGTCCTTTACGGAGGCACTTGGTACATGCAATCGATCCCCGCAGAGTTGCTCCTTCAGATCGAAATGAACATCGACAGCTTCCAATACTGGAAATAGCGACAGTTCGGGAACCAGCTCACTGGAACTTCCCCCCCCAGCCTATCGGCAAATGCTAGCCTAACCGCAACTACTTGCTGCTGCAAAAGCAGCCATAGATCCTCGACTACCGCAAACTTGTTGAATGCGGTACGCCAGAGCTGATTGCGCTGTTTGGCGCGTGGGAAATTGATGAAATACCTATCCGACTGCTGGATCAGGTCTATCAGCTTCAATCCCGCGATCTGACTAGGTCGTCGCCCGGTCATGGCCAAAATCATTGAGTAACAAGCATCAATTAGCTCGAGGTGCCCCTCACCGTACGCAGTGACGACTGCTGCGATAACACCTTCCATTTCGATATCAGTCAGCGGCCCGCTGTCAGGGCACATGGATTGAACTGCGTAGCCCTTCTCATTTCCTTTGAGAGTCCATTTATCCAACAGACTCAAAGTGTCACTGGAAATACCCGCATACCCGAGGTAAGCCCATTGCCTAATGAATCCGCGCAGTGTCCCCAAATACCATTCCGTTTTCTTATCCAGCATAGAGCGGTACGAAATCAGGGACTCGATACTGAATAAGGGCATCCCAACAGTCGATTCTAGGTAGTGCTTGCAACGTTCAAATAGATTCCTAGCGTGAGATGGCGCGCTTGTCTTTGCATAAAAGGCGAGTACATGCCGGAAAGACAGATATATATGGGCATTCATAGCCTCGGCCAGTGCAAACACAGGGATATCAATATCCTTGCTCAGCTTCCATCGCTCATCATCAAATCTGACCCGATAGCCATCCCGTGAGTAAAACTCTTCAACAGCATTCACCCGCACAGCCAGCATATTCAAATTACATCCCCTTCCGCACTTTACCAAGATGCTTGTTTTGCAACTCAAGTACTGCCTTGCCGGCCTGCTCTTTGATGTACCTACGATTGTAGGTCGCCGCCGTTCCTGAAGTTTCACTCCAGCCCATGAGGTATGAACGGAGCTTTTCTTCCCGCTCAGGCGTCATACCCTGGTTTTCACAGGTTTTTGAGAATGAATAGTTCCAGTGATGGCGCAACGAATGGGCATGAATAAAGCAATAGCCTTCGACGATATGCTTTAAATCGCCCATGAACTTGCCAAACCCGGAATTCGAAAACGGTAGCCCCTCCGAAGTACCCGACTTGTGTGTTACAAAGAGATAACCATGCTTTTTTGCGCCCGGTACTTTATTGCGATATCCGAGTACATACCCACGAACTTGATCGACAAGTTCAGGCATCAACGGGAATGTGCGCTCTCGCGTTTTTACCACTGGCTGATAGACCCTTGCGTCGCCAGTTGAATCTGGGCGTCTGACTACTTTTAGTGTGTTCTTCGCAAAGTCGATATCTTCTATTTTTAGATTCAGCAGCTCGCCGCGCCGGAGACCTGTGACGCGCAGAATGGAGAAAATCAAAGCGTTGCGCACCTGTACCGCATATTCATGTGCAGGATTGTTATCCGAACCTGGCTTCAACGCCTTTTCAAGCGCATCAAGATCTGAGTCATCAAGGCGCTTTTCATCCCTATCTATGATGGATTTGGTCGGCTTCTTGGGGCGGTTTGCTTTAATCAGCGAAACCATTCGCTTGATATTTTCATTGCCCTGTGTAGATGGCTTTTGAAGCTGACCTGCGAGGAAGCCGAGGTAATCGGCAATCACTGACATGCGTGCATATTGGTTGCGTATGCTAACCGTTCTGCCTCGACGGGAAATCGAAACGGCCTTGCCGTTATTCTTGTCAACCAACGGTTTCTGCATGAAATCGCGCATAGAATGCACTTCATGAGTTTGAAGCAGCTCGCAGCACGAAAAGCGCGATTCGATATCAATACAGTAGAAACTCTGCCAAGCGTACAGGGCCTTGATCGCGTTAAGCGTATTCTGGATAGTGTTTACCGCCAGTGAGCGTCCGCGCATGTGCACAGTGACGTACAGTGCTGGGTAGAACAATGGCATACCTACACTGTCGACGAGAACGACAAATCGCTCACCGCTCGAGGACTTAATTCTACGTATCGACAGTTCCACGAGAGTCCCCTGTTTCTTTACATTTTTACATGGTATCAATTTGCATAAGTTTAATCGAAATATTTTCACACACGCAAAAACGCAAAACCCCCGCAATGCGGGGGTTACAAGCCTAAACTTTACAAAAAATCCTAAGGTATGTGCTAGAATGGAATATCGTCGTCGAAATCCATTGGCGGTTCGTTAGAAGGTGCTGCCGGTGCGTTGTTCTGCTGCGGGCGAGACTGCGCGCCGCCGCTGAACTGATTACCACCGCTCTGCTGCTGTGGCTGCTGAGGCTGTCCCCATCCGCCCTGCTGGCCGCCGCCCTGACCGCCTGCGCCGCCCTGCTGACGTCCGCCCAGCATCTGCATGGTGCCGCCCACGTTTACCACGATTTCCGTGGTGTAACGTTCCTGGCCGCTCTGATCCTGCCATTTGCGGGTACGCAGCTGGCCTTCGATATACACCTGAGAGCCTTTACGCAGATACTCACCAGCAACTTCAGCCAGTTTGCCGAACAGCACGACGCGGTGCCACTCAGTCTGCTCTTTCATCTCTCCAGTTTGCTTATCGCGCCAGGATTCGGAGGTAGCCAGCGTGATGTTGGCAACCGCGCCACCGTTTGGCATATAGCGCACTTCCGGGTCCTGACCCAGATTACCAACCAGAATAACCTTGTTTACGCCTCTGCTGGCCATAGGGAATCTCCTGAGATTGTTTCTTAATAGTCTAAACCGTGAATTCTAACACGCCATCCCCACAGTTTATAGCTGAGAGACAGCGCCAAAAAACAATCTTCCTGTGTAGCACGTTGCACCAAAACACTGGATATCCATTCAGGTTTTATTGTGTCATAATTAGCCGTTTCTGGTCGCCGGTTGTCCTTCAAGCACACCAGCACAGGCATTCTTTCCGGGAAAGGTGAATGGATAAGATCGAAGTACGGGGCGCCCGCACCCATAATCTCAAAAATATCAATCTGATAATCCCACGTGACAAACTCATTGTTGTGACGGGTCTTTCAGGTTCTGGTAAATCCTCACTGGCTTTCGACACCCTGTATGCCGAAGGACAGCGTCGCTATGTGGAATCACTATCGGCTTACGCCCGTCAGTTTTTGTCACTGATGGAGAAGCCCGATGTCGATCATATCGAAGGGTTATCGCCGGCGATTTCTATTGAACAGAAATCCACCTCGCACAACCCGCGTTCAACGGTCGGTACGATTACCGAAATTCACGACTATCTGCGCCTGCTGTATGCCCGCGTCGGCGAGCCGCGCTGCCCGGATCACGATGTTCCGCTAGCGGCCCAGACCGTAAGCCAGATGGTCGATAACGTGCTGGCACAGCCTGAGGGCAAACGCCTGATGCTGCTTGCTCCTATCATTAAAGAGCGTAAAGGCGAGCACACCAAAACATTGGAGAACCTGGCAAGCCAGGGCTACATCCGCGCCCGTATTGACGGAGAAGTGTGCGATCTCTCGGATCCACCTAAGCTGGAGCTCCAGAAAAAACACACCATTGAAGTGGTAGTGGATCGCTTTAAAGTGCGTGAAGATCTGGCCCAGCGTCTTGCTGAGTCATTTGAAACCGCGCTGGAGCTTTCTGGTGGCACCGCGGTCGTCGCTGATATGGATGATGAGAAGAACGAAGAACTCATCTTTTCCGCTAACTTTGCCTGCCCAATCTGCGGCTACAGCATGGCTGAGCTGGAGCCACGGCTGTTTTCGTTTAATAACCCCGCCGGGGCCTGTCCTACCTGTGACGGACTGGGTGTACAGCAATATTTTGACCCGTCCCGCGTGGTGCAGAATGGCGAGCTGTCGCTGGCCGGTGGCGCAATCCGCGGCTGGGATCGTCGCAACTTCTACTATTTCCAGATGCTGCGCTCGCTAGCAGATCACTACGACTTCGACGTTGAAGCGCCGTGGATAAGCCTGCCAGAAGACGTACGACAAGTGATTCTCAACGGGTCGGGCAAAGAGAATATCGAGTTTAAGTACATCAACGATCGCGGCGATACATCCATCCGCCGCCATCCGTTTGAAGGGGTGCTTAATAACATGGAGCGCCGCTATAAAGAGACTGAGTCCAATGCGGTGCGCGAAGAGCTGGCGAAATATATCAGCAACCGCTCCTGCTCGTCCTGCCACGGCACCCGATTACGCCGCGAAGCGCGCCATGTGTTTGTAGAGAACACCGCGCTGCCGACGATTTCTGATATGAGCATCGGCCATGCGATGGAGTTTTTCACCAATCTGAAACTCTCCGGGCAGCGGGCCAAAATCGCCGAGAAAGTGCTGAAAGAAATAGGCGATCGCCTTAACTTCCTGGTCAACGTCGGGCTGAACTATCTAACCCTGTCGCGCTCAGCGGAAACGCTGTCCGGCGGTGAGGCTCAGCGTATTCGTCTGGCAAGCCAGATTGGTGCGGGCCTGGTTGGAGTAATGTACGTGCTGGATGAGCCTTCCATCGGTCTTCATCAGCGCGACAACGAGCGCCTGCTTAGCACTCTGATTCATCTGCGTAACCTCGGTAACACCGTTATCGTGGTAGAGCACGATGAAGATGCCATCCGCGCCGCCGACCATATTATCGATATCGGCCCTGGCGCCGGGGTGCACGGCGGCGAAGTTGTCGCTGAAGGTACTTTGGAAAACATTATGGCAGTGCCGGAATCGTTAACCGGCCAGTTTATGAGCGGCAAGCGTGAAATTGCGGTTCCGAAACAGCGGGTTAAAGCCGATCCGACCAAAGTGCTGAAACTTATTGGCGCCAGCGGTAACAACCTGAAAGACGTAACCCTGACGCTGCCGGTAGGCCTGTTTACCTGCGTTACCGGGGTCTCCGGTTCCGGTAAATCAACGCTGATTAACGACACGCTGTTCCCTATCGCCCAGCGCCAGCTTAACGGCGGTTCTGAAGAGCCGGCCCCTTACCGCGACGTTCAGGGGCTGGAGCACTTTGATAAAGTTATCGATATTGACCAAAGCCCGATAGGCCGTACGCCACGTTCGAACCCGGCAACCTACACCGGTATTTTCACTCCGGTACGTGAGCTGTTTTCTGGAGTTCCAGAGTCGCGCTCGCGCGGCTATACGCCAGGCAGGTTTAGTTTTAACGTCCGCGGCGGGCGCTGTGAAGCCTGCCAGGGTGACGGGGTAATTAAGGTCGAAATGCACTTCCTGCCGGATGTTTACGTGCCTTGCGATGTTTGTAAAGGCAAGCGTTACAACCGCGAAACGCTGGAGATTAAATACAAAGGCAAGAGCATTCATGAAGTCCTGGAAATGACTATCGAAGAGGCTCGTGAGTTCTTTGATGCGGTTCCGGCGCTGGCGCGTAAGCTTCAGACCCTGATGGATGTGGGCCTGTCTTATATTCGCCTGGGTCAGTCGGCAACGACGCTGTCCGGCGGGGAGGCTCAGCGCGTTAAGCTGGCGCGCGAACTATCCAAACGAGGCACCGGCCAGACGCTATACATTCTGGATGAACCAACCACCGGCCTGCATTTTGCCGATATCCAGCAGCTGCTTGAGGTACTTCACCAACTGCGCGATCACGGCAATACCATCGTGGTTATCGAACATAACCTCGATGTGATTAAAACCGCAGACTGGATTGTCGACCTTGGCCCGGAAGGGGGCAGCGGCGGTGGGCAGATTCTGGTATCCGGCACGCCGGAAACGGTAGCAGAATGCGAGCAGTCACATACCGCACGCTTCCTTAAACCAATGCTTCACAAAGCCTGACGATTAAGACCGCCGCCTGGCGGCGGTCTTTCTTGCTAGACACCCAGCTGCTGACGTTTGTCGTCAGGTAGCGCGGTTGCCGCCAGATGCCAGGAGGCTTCGGCCAGCTGGTAAATCTGCGAATCAAGCAGTTCGCCATCCAAAAATACAATGCTCCAGTGCGCTTTATTCAGCCTCACGCTGGGGATAACGTCCTGATGTTTTTCGCGCAATGATTCCGCCTGCTGTGGGCTGGTTTTCAGCGATACTGCCGGACGCCCTTCAAACTCATGCACCATAGCAAACAGTACGCCGTCTACTTTTAGCTGGGTGGCTTTCCAGTCACTGTGAACGCTCTGCTCCGCACCCGGTTTCGCCATGCAGAACTGCAGCAACTCCGATTGGGTCATGAACTCTCCCCCTGTAACGTCGCCAGAATCTGGCGTCTGCCGCCGTGGATACGGTGCTCTCCCAACCAAATCCCCTGCCAGGTTCCTAGCAACAAACTTCCGTTGTGAACCGGCAACATCAGAGACGCACCCAACAGCGATGATTTGATATGGGCGGGCATATCGTCCGGCCCTTCGTAGTCATGCTGGTAATGTCTGCTTTCCGCCACCGTATCCAGAAAGTAACGCTCCATATCTCCCCGAACGGTGGGATCGCAGTTCTCATTTAAGGTGAGCGAGGCAGAGGTATGCAGTAACAACAGGTGAAGCAGCCCGGTCTTAATCCGGGCAAGTTCGGTAATCTGGCCGCAGACTTCATCTGTTATCAGATGAAAACCCCGCTCCCTGGCTTTTAGCGTCAGTTTCTGTTGATGCCACATACTCCACTCCGGTTACCACTAACTCTCTTAAGTTTGCAGCAGGATCCCAAAAGGTAAACCCCGGAAATCATATTTAGCGGTGATAATATGTGGTCAGTAATCAGAATCGGTAA
This genomic interval from Salmonella enterica subsp. enterica serovar Choleraesuis contains the following:
- a CDS encoding hypothetical protein (possible pseudo, frameshifted); the protein is MNRTDAATKVKRDAKIPEEHWLEYMAEMFANNLYEPRDRFTTSIFALLMCAPSRVSEVQDLPANCLHVESDSKGVERLGLRFYAGKGYGSDIKWISTPFKEIASKAVQRLTELSVEGRKLAKWYEESTDKFYRHADCPNVLDDAPLSDEQACRALGLSEEQAASSLAAYFKGYPLFQSLRARRGCLTLAFLNGFCRSQLPKNWPWLNKERHIKYSEALFCFRRHELRLDLNTSPVLLSKPGKSTFTTDLNYIKGQERSIWSRNGYKNPDGSEISMTSHQLRHYLNTAAQRGNLGQLDIAKWSGRANINQNATYNHMADDEYVDLARQAGVGSLLEKIKVNAPVTFADLEAVGEGIAHVTEYGFCVHDFSMLPCQKHRDCLNCTEQVCIKGDDEKLERLKKQRDGIYLQLGKAQEASEEGVYGADRWSQHQRRTLDRVGQLIEILESPGTANGSVIRLGIDQEFSPLKREITARSGITKLAASSTSVEPELDELRLLLGRSHG
- a CDS encoding hypothetical protein (possible pseudo, frameshifted); this translates as MANILLFTPKYQLDSRANLNDFIVMCRDRLTVFGGDLDWDSDTWPGVGNFTVIGAPARGFTDSQLLDSEIIPFAKSYVRYQQGHNPSKLKNEFKAIRCIEKALLQVKGRADITLTDINVLEMAAQVAREYKATAYQAGRSLVRLVEFLHESKIIPHAFVWKIRSQNLRN
- a CDS encoding hypothetical protein (possible pseudo, frameshifted), encoding MLAVRVNAVEEFYSRDGYRVRFDDERWKLSKDIDIPVFALAEAMNAHIYLSFRHVLAFYAKTSAPSHARNLFERCKHYLESTVGMPLFSIESLISYRSMLDKKTEWYLGTLRGFIRQWAYLGYAGISSDTLSLLDKWTLKGNEKGYAVQSMCPDSGPLTDIEMEGVIAAVVTAYGEGHLELIDACYSMILAMTGRRPSQIAGLKLIDLIQQSDRYFINFPRAKQRNQLWRTAFNKFAVVEDLWLLLQQQVVAVRLAFADRLGGEVPVSWFPNCRYFQYWKLSMFISI
- a CDS encoding integrase, encoding MELSIRRIKSSSGERFVVLVDSVGMPLFYPALYVTVHMRGRSLAVNTIQNTLNAIKALYAWQSFYCIDIESRFSCCELLQTHEVHSMRDFMQKPLVDKNNGKAVSISRRGRTVSIRNQYARMSVIADYLGFLAGQLQKPSTQGNENIKRMVSLIKANRPKKPTKSIIDRDEKRLDDSDLDALEKALKPGSDNNPAHEYAVQVRNALIFSILRVTGLRRGELLNLKIEDIDFAKNTLKVVRRPDSTGDARVYQPVVKTRERTFPLMPELVDQVRGYVLGYRNKVPGAKKHGYLFVTHKSGTSEGLPFSNSGFGKFMGDLKHIVEGYCFIHAHSLRHHWNYSFSKTCENQGMTPEREEKLRSYLMGWSETSGTAATYNRRYIKEQAGKAVLELQNKHLGKVRKGM
- the ssb gene encoding single-stranded DNA-binding protein, giving the protein MASRGVNKVILVGNLGQDPEVRYMPNGGAVANITLATSESWRDKQTGEMKEQTEWHRVVLFGKLAEVAGEYLRKGSQVYIEGQLRTRKWQDQSGQERYTTEIVVNVGGTMQMLGGRQQGGAGGQGGGQQGGWGQPQQPQQQSGGNQFSGGAQSRPQQNNAPAAPSNEPPMDFDDDIPF
- the uvrA gene encoding UvrABC system protein A; translated protein: MDKIEVRGARTHNLKNINLIIPRDKLIVVTGLSGSGKSSLAFDTLYAEGQRRYVESLSAYARQFLSLMEKPDVDHIEGLSPAISIEQKSTSHNPRSTVGTITEIHDYLRLLYARVGEPRCPDHDVPLAAQTVSQMVDNVLAQPEGKRLMLLAPIIKERKGEHTKTLENLASQGYIRARIDGEVCDLSDPPKLELQKKHTIEVVVDRFKVREDLAQRLAESFETALELSGGTAVVADMDDEKNEELIFSANFACPICGYSMAELEPRLFSFNNPAGACPTCDGLGVQQYFDPSRVVQNGELSLAGGAIRGWDRRNFYYFQMLRSLADHYDFDVEAPWISLPEDVRQVILNGSGKENIEFKYINDRGDTSIRRHPFEGVLNNMERRYKETESNAVREELAKYISNRSCSSCHGTRLRREARHVFVENTALPTISDMSIGHAMEFFTNLKLSGQRAKIAEKVLKEIGDRLNFLVNVGLNYLTLSRSAETLSGGEAQRIRLASQIGAGLVGVMYVLDEPSIGLHQRDNERLLSTLIHLRNLGNTVIVVEHDEDAIRAADHIIDIGPGAGVHGGEVVAEGTLENIMAVPESLTGQFMSGKREIAVPKQRVKADPTKVLKLIGASGNNLKDVTLTLPVGLFTCVTGVSGSGKSTLINDTLFPIAQRQLNGGSEEPAPYRDVQGLEHFDKVIDIDQSPIGRTPRSNPATYTGIFTPVRELFSGVPESRSRGYTPGRFSFNVRGGRCEACQGDGVIKVEMHFLPDVYVPCDVCKGKRYNRETLEIKYKGKSIHEVLEMTIEEAREFFDAVPALARKLQTLMDVGLSYIRLGQSATTLSGGEAQRVKLARELSKRGTGQTLYILDEPTTGLHFADIQQLLEVLHQLRDHGNTIVVIEHNLDVIKTADWIVDLGPEGGSGGGQILVSGTPETVAECEQSHTARFLKPMLHKA
- the yjbR gene encoding hypothetical protein → MTQSELLQFCMAKPGAEQSVHSDWKATQLKVDGVLFAMVHEFEGRPAVSLKTSPQQAESLREKHQDVIPSVRLNKAHWSIVFLDGELLDSQIYQLAEASWHLAATALPDDKRQQLGV
- a CDS encoding thiamin phosphate synthase — encoded protein: MWHQQKLTLKARERGFHLITDEVCGQITELARIKTGLLHLLLLHTSASLTLNENCDPTVRGDMERYFLDTVAESRHYQHDYEGPDDMPAHIKSSLLGASLMLPVHNGSLLLGTWQGIWLGEHRIHGGRRQILATLQGESS